In a single window of the Thermofilum uzonense genome:
- a CDS encoding helix-turn-helix transcriptional regulator, translated as MNRKLLLPACLLLILYSYLGLSQPVTGYEKLIIAPGNTLQGTILLTSQIDTISTVSLYGSVKAFTIYSKLEGVPLYNLTGNTLTVMVAAGDTVNITYFSQLSGDPLTLYVKGWNQSLELYIHANYVILGVEPIPDLVLREGNFTVFRYNRLEEDLSLSAMEVPVAEEKTGTYLQGKTWIPVQLVFAAIAIILVLVVVLLLILRRGRNKKSTFLSEEEEAIIDFLRKNGGKAYLKDLRESLGIPSTTLLRRVRRLEEKGLVKTLRAPGGLIVQLT; from the coding sequence ATGAATAGGAAGCTGCTTCTTCCTGCTTGCTTACTTCTTATTTTGTACAGTTACCTAGGTTTGTCTCAACCGGTTACCGGCTACGAGAAGCTTATAATAGCTCCCGGTAACACCCTACAGGGTACTATTCTTCTTACTTCACAAATAGACACTATCTCTACCGTTAGCCTTTACGGTAGTGTTAAGGCGTTTACTATTTACAGCAAGCTAGAGGGCGTGCCACTCTACAACCTGACCGGCAACACCCTTACAGTCATGGTGGCTGCTGGGGATACCGTTAACATCACGTATTTTTCTCAACTCTCAGGGGATCCCCTTACTCTCTACGTCAAGGGTTGGAATCAGAGCCTGGAGTTGTATATACACGCTAACTACGTGATACTGGGAGTGGAGCCCATACCAGACTTAGTACTAAGGGAGGGAAACTTCACGGTTTTCAGGTATAATAGACTGGAAGAAGATCTCTCACTAAGTGCTATGGAGGTACCGGTCGCGGAGGAAAAAACAGGCACATATTTACAGGGAAAGACGTGGATACCTGTCCAACTTGTTTTCGCGGCAATCGCCATTATCCTTGTCCTAGTTGTAGTACTACTCCTTATTCTCAGAAGGGGGAGGAATAAAAAGAGTACCTTTTTAAGTGAGGAGGAAGAAGCTATCATCGACTTCCTAAGGAAAAACGGAGGAAAAGCTTACCTCAAGGATCTACGAGAATCGTTAGGAATACCCTCAACTACCCTCTTGAGGCGTGTAAGAAGACTTGAGGAAAAAGGGCTTGTGAAGACGCTTAGAGCCCCGGGAGGATTAATTGTTCAACTAACGTAG
- a CDS encoding S16 family serine protease codes for MRRILVPLLLILIIGLGLISSASPYNQLKIIGSAWILAPAVTQTETGYAGSATNISVFITEGWGDVYVSTYSLTQEDFQGAATAATRVISNVLGVDFNKYNFYFKVQSDAVIVGGPSAGVAMAVVVYSALTGKPINRSIAVTGMISPDGTVGPVGGVYEKAQAMASSGVKVFLVPPGESVVTTYKVVVHKVGPFQVYSTQPVRINLTDYALKNWNLRVVEVSTIEDALHYFFNYNITPNSITIPYVSSSARSKIDMIWQALEQTASLELYNAKAYVNQSTLTSFTKSALVNYLNTYAQPYIQTARQNPHDIGTIPLLTSSIAISRWIKLLVDYSLNKNIDTQVSSTRENISKLILTIQNTYPRNFQELNYLVIAGDLAIRASRLFNDSAKLWSQDPQTALQNLAYATALVDEAKHWINGLPVGATLDARQSASTYLSIARSTWPYVYAVLSQTGYSSTSLDLSSTYYSASVSLYGSGYYVLASIAAARSIALAESSMLDFQGRAVGSPVYLEVSSTRAQTILSSTADLISGIYFYNQSRYATTDADKLAYLKLASELASLTLDLAKGAKITASPPKPVEERPQTSIQPTPQTPPQGQGSLWDKISSWLHDLYLKTVLYIDNIYRFLKKLIGR; via the coding sequence AACTGAGGGTTGGGGCGACGTATACGTCTCTACCTACTCTCTTACACAAGAGGATTTCCAGGGAGCAGCCACGGCAGCTACACGCGTCATTAGTAATGTGCTAGGCGTCGACTTCAACAAATATAACTTCTACTTCAAGGTTCAAAGCGATGCAGTTATTGTTGGAGGCCCGAGCGCAGGAGTAGCAATGGCCGTCGTAGTATACTCGGCTCTTACGGGCAAACCCATCAATAGGAGTATCGCTGTTACCGGTATGATATCTCCTGATGGTACTGTGGGGCCTGTGGGAGGTGTTTATGAGAAAGCTCAAGCCATGGCCTCCAGTGGTGTGAAGGTATTTCTGGTTCCGCCTGGAGAGAGCGTTGTTACCACATACAAGGTTGTAGTGCACAAAGTTGGGCCCTTCCAGGTGTACTCTACCCAGCCTGTTAGGATTAACTTGACTGATTATGCACTGAAAAACTGGAACCTTCGAGTCGTTGAGGTATCAACGATAGAGGATGCGCTGCACTACTTCTTCAACTATAATATAACTCCCAATAGCATTACGATACCCTATGTAAGCAGCTCTGCAAGATCCAAAATAGACATGATATGGCAAGCCCTCGAACAGACAGCTTCTCTCGAACTATACAACGCTAAGGCATATGTTAATCAGTCGACTCTAACATCCTTCACCAAAAGCGCCCTCGTGAACTATCTAAATACATATGCTCAACCCTACATTCAGACAGCCCGACAAAATCCTCATGACATCGGAACAATACCCCTTCTGACATCCAGCATAGCTATATCTAGGTGGATAAAGCTCCTCGTAGACTACTCGTTAAACAAGAATATTGATACACAGGTAAGCTCAACCCGTGAAAATATCTCTAAGCTAATCTTGACAATACAGAACACCTACCCAAGAAACTTCCAAGAGCTAAACTACCTCGTAATAGCAGGGGATCTTGCCATTAGAGCATCGAGACTCTTCAACGATTCTGCTAAACTTTGGAGCCAAGATCCCCAAACAGCTCTCCAGAACCTGGCCTACGCCACCGCACTTGTCGATGAGGCAAAACACTGGATAAACGGGTTGCCGGTGGGCGCCACCCTTGACGCGAGGCAGTCGGCTAGCACATACCTCTCAATAGCGAGATCTACCTGGCCATACGTTTACGCAGTCCTTTCCCAGACAGGATACTCCTCCACAAGTCTCGACCTTTCCAGTACCTACTACTCCGCCTCTGTATCATTATACGGATCAGGATACTATGTGCTCGCCTCCATAGCGGCTGCAAGGAGCATAGCCCTCGCGGAGTCCTCGATGTTAGACTTCCAAGGCAGAGCTGTTGGTTCACCTGTCTACCTCGAAGTGTCATCAACAAGGGCACAAACTATACTCTCCTCAACAGCTGACCTAATTTCCGGAATATATTTCTACAACCAGAGCAGGTATGCCACCACCGACGCGGACAAGCTAGCGTACTTAAAGCTTGCTTCTGAGCTCGCAAGCCTAACCCTCGACCTAGCCAAAGGAGCAAAAATTACGGCTAGCCCACCAAAGCCAGTAGAGGAAAGACCTCAAACCTCGATACAACCAACACCCCAGACCCCTCCTCAAGGACAGGGAAGTCTTTGGGACAAGATAAGCTCCTGGCTCCACGACTTATACCTGAAAACAGTCCTCTATATAGATAACATCTACCGTTTCCTGAAGAAACTGATAGGAAGATAG
- a CDS encoding AlbA family DNA/RNA-binding protein translates to MSEPDVVYIGEKPVSTYVLYILERLKKGSRKILVKARGHNISKAAHVTEAVHRMSGGKTKYGDIRLYSEEVGEESEEKSVPAIEIEVISLL, encoded by the coding sequence GTGTCGGAGCCAGATGTGGTTTATATTGGTGAAAAGCCTGTTAGCACCTACGTTTTGTATATACTTGAGCGGCTTAAAAAGGGTAGCCGGAAAATCCTTGTTAAAGCGCGAGGACACAATATCTCGAAGGCAGCCCATGTCACGGAAGCAGTCCACAGGATGAGCGGCGGTAAGACTAAATATGGAGATATAAGGCTTTACAGCGAAGAGGTTGGGGAGGAGAGCGAGGAAAAGTCTGTACCAGCCATAGAGATCGAGGTCATATCGCTTCTTTAG
- a CDS encoding flavin reductase family protein — MREVRKFYLLLHPRPAYIIGSGLVGERVNFMAASWVTPVAEEPPLVGVAIDVTSYTHELIIKYGEFTVNVLPLSRINDIYYFGSRSGRNEDKSSRLGYKKGSKVSAPVLLDAVGILECKVSHSIKANDVTFFIGEVVEAEADEEVFDERIGWKTLKAKIPLHNWGKLFYDIGRAHRVE, encoded by the coding sequence ATGAGGGAAGTTAGAAAGTTCTATTTACTCCTACACCCTCGCCCAGCTTACATTATAGGGAGTGGTTTAGTAGGAGAAAGGGTAAACTTCATGGCTGCTAGCTGGGTTACGCCCGTAGCAGAGGAGCCGCCACTTGTAGGGGTAGCTATAGATGTTACAAGCTATACTCACGAGCTCATAATTAAATATGGGGAGTTCACCGTGAACGTTCTGCCTCTGTCCAGAATAAACGATATATATTACTTTGGAAGCCGCAGCGGCCGTAACGAAGACAAGTCGTCAAGACTAGGATACAAGAAGGGATCTAAGGTGAGTGCTCCTGTGCTCTTAGACGCTGTTGGCATTCTTGAGTGCAAAGTTAGCCATAGTATCAAAGCAAACGATGTCACTTTCTTTATTGGAGAGGTCGTTGAGGCCGAAGCCGACGAAGAGGTCTTTGATGAACGGATCGGTTGGAAGACCTTAAAAGCAAAAATACCTCTCCACAACTGGGGAAAACTATTCTATGATATTGGCAGAGCCCACCGTGTAGAATAG